GATCCAGTTGAGCCAAGCATCAATAAATGCTTGGATAATTGGTCTTCAGACATAGTAAAACTAGCCATCTTTCCATCCTTTTCTCCCTCAAATTTTAGAAAATTCGAACTATTATTTGTTACAATCTTATTATAGGCAACACTAGATCCGTATAAAATTTTAAAAGACATCACATGCTCCTATTATAAACCATAAGATTGGCCAATACCTATATCCTGTCCCTTGTCCTGGTCATTAGCCTTAGGTTGTATATTACTATTCCTACTTTCCCTATCAGCTAAAAAATCAAAGCCCTGATCTTTTTTATAGTTATTTCCATATTTTTGCTCATAGGAAGAGTTTATTTCATTTTTAATCTTCTCTTCATAGTTTTTTCCATATACCTGCTCTGCCTTTAGCTTATAATAATTGTTTTCTATGTCCCTAGTATGTTTATAATCGTATAGGTCCCTGTCTTTGACATTTGCGGTCATCTTGTCAAACTTGCTGTTGGCATATTCATAGGCATCTTTTTCTACTGGCTGAAACCTATATTTGACATCAGAATTCATACCATTAGGCTCTTGATATTGGTCAAAATTCCTTCGCCAATCACCTATTTTATTTACATCATCAATATTTCCTATATTGGCCCTGCCAACTATACAGTCATCTTGGAAAGCATGCCTACCCTCATGGATTATCGTATCGCAGTTGTCATAGCGCCTATCATCTTGCATGATCAGTCTTTTATTGATGGCGATTTTGCTAGGATCATAAGCTGAGTAATATCCAGCTATATTTTTTTTAGGCATATTTTCTGGTGTAACAATCCTTGCTGGCCTATTTTGACTGGCAGCCATTGTATTTTCCAATTTTTGATAGAAATCAAGCCTCTGGTCATAGGTCATATTTTGCCAATTTTGTTTGCGAAGAGTATTAAAATCAATCATTTTTTCCTATGACCCTATCTTTTTTGAAAGTAAACTTATCATAAAATTGTAGTATTTCTGGATTTTTCATAAGTAAGTCCATTGAGAAAATCGCATTGAGATAGGATGCGTTTTCTTTTTCCATAATATCCTTGATGGATACACCTTTGTAACTATAGTTTTTTCTTTCTCCATTAAAATAGCCCACAACAGCTTTTTTTAATATATCAGAGAAGCTTCCTATATTTTCATACATCCTTTGTGCATCTTCTTTGCTTATTGACATGTCTTTTGCAATGATGTCAATGGTTTTTTCCTTATCCATAAATTACCTCTGTTTTCTAGTTTTCTGTATCTGATTTAAGACTAGCTATTTCCTCTTTCAGCATGTTTATTTTTTTGCCAAGAGCCTCTATCTCCTTGGCTTCATTTTCCATTAGTAAGCTCAGTTTTTCCTTTGCCCTATCTTTTTCTTCTTTTAAGGTCAAAATTTTTTCTTCTGATTTTTTTAGAAAAGTATTTTCTTTTTCGTCCATTTCTTTTAATCTAGCATTATAGGCTTCTTGATTCTTTCTTATTTTTTCGTAGTAATCAGAAATAGCCTTTCGATTTTTATTATATCTCTTTTCGTCCTGAGAAATATACAGCAAATTAGAACTTTTAAACTTGCTCAGAACAGCTAGTACCTTTAGGATTGGATTGTCCTCTCCGTCAAAATATTTAATCTCTAAGTCTTTTTGATAATCATCTGCTTCTAGATTTTTTTCTAGTTCATATTTTTCTATCTCTTGATTTTTTTCTTTTATTTTATCAGAAATCTTTAAAAGAAAATTATTGTATTCTTCCCAATCCTGGGCCTTTGCTTTTTGATTTTCTTTGTCAAAGTTCCTATAATCCTCTTTTATTTCTCTGATTTTTCTTGTGTTATCATTGATAATCCTTTCTGATGCTACTTTATTTTTGATAAAAGCTGTATTTTTCTCATCATAGATGACTTGTAATTGTGATAGATGATAAGATTTTTCTTCGATCTGTTCTTGTTTTTTCTCTAATTCCTTTGCTTTTTCCGCCTCTAAGTATTGGTTATGAAAAAGATCTATCAATTCATCATTTTTTTCAACTCTGACTAAGCCAGCCATAGACACATCATCTTGGCTACCTAATTCTGCAAATTTATCAGCTTGTAGTTCTATAGATTTTTTTGCCTCATCGATATGCTCTTTTTTCATTAAAATTAAATAGGTATTCCTATAGAGATTCATTAAGCTTTCCTCGTTATCTCCAACCCTATAAGAGTCATCAACTCCATCAGAGCCCATGAAGATCGCCATGACTTTTGCTTTTATATATTCAGTTTCTTTCCTGCTTTTATCTTCTAGAGTATCTTCTATAGCTTCTTTACTTTGAATTTCATTTGAAAGCAAATTATCACTTTCACATTGTTTTTTTGTAATTTTTGTGTTTTTTTCTACGCCAACTTCTACAAATCTTTCATCATCAGTCTTATACCCGTAGCAATACCTGAAATTATCTACGGCATTTGTATCTGATAAAGATGTGGTTACATTTATATAGCAAGCCTCATCCCAAGGTATAGACTGTTCTATTTTTCCATCTTCATATAAAAATACAGCTTTGCCATCGCCTATATGAAAAGCAAAGTAATAATCCTCTGCCATTACCCCTACCATAAGGGTCGCACCATAGGCTGATATATAATAGTATGGATAGAGGGTCCCAAAAAACTTTTCTTTAGTAGCCTCATCCAAGTCCTCTGGTATCTCCTCTTCAGTAAAAGGATTTTCTGTCATATGGTTTGATATATCATTTTTCCATCTTTTATAGACATTTTCTATGAGGTTTTCAATTATCTTTCTTGGATTTTCTTTGAAATTTACAAGGTCAAAATCATTTTCAATTACTTTCCTTACTTCCTCTATACTTCCCTGGGCGGCAAGCTTAGATCCTACATCTGACCTAAAATGCTTGGATGATCCATGACCATCAGATACAGCTATTATAGAAAAGTCATCACATGTATAATCAGATGAAAAGTCTTGGCACGGTTTGTTTCTTTTCTTGTGACTGCCTCCTAAGGTTGTATAGGAGTATGAATATAACCCAGCCATAGCTTTTAGATATCCCACTCATCATCATCTAGGTCATCTAGGCTATCTGTCACGAAATTTTTTATTTGCTCTTCTACTTGTTCTTGTTTGGTTTTTACACTACCATCATCCTTTATACCACCAGATACAGATTGGCTAGCTATTTGTGATGAAGTTACTGATACGAATTGTATCATAGCCTTTAGTTTTTTAACGTTATTTGTCTGAAGTACAGCTTCTTTGGTACCCGTAAAGGCTTCTAAGACATCAAGGTCCGCATCTTGTCCTATACCAAGTGCTACTTTGATACCTGATTTGAACCATTTATTAGCCTTTAATTTGTTTAAGCCAGATTGGAATTGTTCTTCTGTTTCTGTAGGCATACCATCAGACATCAAAAATATTACTGGTGCATAAGAGGATGTTGCTGATTTCATAAACTTATCTCCGTGTAGTTTTGATTCTAGCTCCTCAAAGGCTGCCCCCATCCTTGTCGTGCCGTTAGCATTTAAGTCTCTCCATAGATAGACGCCTGGATCTACTGGACCTGTTTTAGGGGTTATCCATTGTATTTCACTATTAAATGATAGAATAGCCATCTTGACTTCAGCGTCAGGATTTGAGTTAGATATATCTGACAACTCAGGAAGGATTTCCTCAATTGCAGAGTTAACCTCCCCTATCTTTGTGCCTTTCATTGAACCTGAGGTATCAATTACAAAAAATAAAACCATCATCTTTCTAGGTATTTCATCAATAATTAAAAAATCATCCATATTTGTCTCCTTATTTTTATTTTATTTATTTTTTAAATTTTCCATTTCTACCATTTCCAAAGTCAACCTCAAGATTGGTCACAATCCTTGTAGCTTTACCATCTTCTAGAGACCTTTGGTCCATGCCTTCATAGTTTAGATACCAGACTGTGCCAGACTTATTATAAAGGCCAAGTTGTTTTGGATTATTTTTGGCCCTAACAACTGCACCAGTAACTGTGTTATAATCCTCGCTGGTATCGCTTGTATGGTATTTATAAAGCTTTACACCTGGGTATACAGGGACTTTTATATTGTTAATATCTAATATGAGTGGGACCCTGAGTTGCTTGCCACAAGAGCAAACCCCATTACCACTATAATCAACAAATGAATCCCTACCACATGAGCAGGTGATAAGGTCAGTTCTTAATCTCATAAGTATATCCAGCCACTCGCTCTCAAGCCTTCTATTAGCCTTCATCAACAACTTATCTTGTGAAAACTCATCTATGAAAGCTTGCCTAAAATATTCTGGGTAGGCTCCCCATTTCTTTCCTACATTTTTGTGGATAGCAGGGTCTGGCCTATTTGAGAAATTTTTAGGATCCATTATAAAAATCGGATTTTTTCCATAAATATTAAACTCATCTTCTTCTGTGACTAAATCTAACATAGTGGCCTGTCCTTCTAGTGGGTGGTTTGCAAAAAATAGCAAAAACAAAATTACTGATAGGGAATACCTATCTGTTTGTTTATCTGGTGATTTTTTACTAACTACAACTTCTGGTGCCATATATCTTGGCTTACCCTTGACCCCTGAGTTGAAACCATGACCCATAACATTGTCATTATCACAAATCAAAACCTCTCCAGTAGAAAAGTTTATAAAAAAGTTTCCATCATTTAGGTCTTGGTAGTTATAACCTGCCCTATGCAAAAGCATAAAACTATTGGTAATATTTAAACCAGCATTGATAAGTGCTTCTATCGATGTAAAAGTCTTCTTGCCCAAGAGATACTTAGAAAAATCATCATAGGAATCAGGTTTTAGATCCATGATGTATCCAAAACTAGCTTCTTTGTCTTTTGTATCATACTGAGTTATATCTTTTGGCCACAAGAAGCCCTCACCAGGACTAGGATTTTTAATATTGTTTTGTAGGTTGTCATAAAATTTTGTTCCATTTGAAATGGTAGATTTCTTGAACCATTTTAGGGCCATATCCTTACCATTATAATCAACCAGATATACAGTACCCTGGCCACCAGAACCCAGCTCTTTTTTGACCGTCACATTGACATTTTTGTCAGTAAGGAGCGTCTGTCCTTCTTTTAATTTATCCATTTCTCCTCCTAGCAATAAATTTTTATAAGATATTAATAAAAAATATCCACTATATAATATATTATATAGGTTAAATGATTTTATAATTCACAAATTATTATGATCAGATACCTAACTATATTACAGTCATTATATAACATTTTATAATTTTAATCAATTAATCTTTCGTATGATAACTAAAAATTTTATATGTAAACTAATTTTAATACCCAGAAAACTTAGCAAATTACTTAACTATCTGATATAATAAAACTAATGCAAGGCTAAGATAAGAAACTAGTTTTTATTCAATAAATAAGGAGCAAATAAAATGAAATCAAATGAATTTACGGACCTAAGACCATGCCTAGAATATATCTACAAAAACTTTGGAAAAGAGGTTTTTTTCTCAGGTAGGCTATCTGCCTATGTCAAAGACCTAGGTCCAAGTATTGAAGAGTCTTCTGTAATAAGAATTTTAGAAAGAGAAACTAACCTAACTCAAATCGAGTCCATAAGCTCTATCGATATAAATGATAGAAATTTCCTTGTAAATGATATAATTTACAAGCTTCCAAATCACCTAAATAAGGCTGTCTTTAGAAACACATTAGAGATTGTTATATTGAGCCTTGGTGTAGATCTTGAAGAAAAGAAAACTCAAATTCAAGAAAATATTTCTATAAATACCAATACTATAAACACAAAAATCTCAAGTGAATCTTCTGAATTTGAATTTGATAAAAGTAATGGCACTATAAAAAAATATTTAGGTACTAGCAAAGAAATAACAATACCTCAAAAAATCAATGGAGTACCAGTCAAGATTATTGGCTCCTTTTCATTTAAAGATATTGGTATTGAGAAAGTGGATATCCCTATAGGGATTGAAGAAATTAAAGACTATGCCTTTGAGAAAAATAAAATTGAAATTTTACATCTACCTGAAAGTTTAAGGTCTATTGGTTGCTCAGCTTTTGCTGAGAATAATATTTCAAAATTAATCCTTCCGAATAATATCGAAAATATAGATGAATTCGCTTTTATAGGCAATAATTTAGAAAAGTTAGCAATACCCCTTAATTTAAACTCTATAAAAGCTAGCGTTTTCTCTAACAATAAAATCAAAGATTTAACTTTACATGATTATGTTGAAAACATAGATAAATATGCATTCTACAATAATAAAATTGAAGATTTGACTTTACCTGAAAATTTAAGGTCTATTGGTTACGCAGCTTTTGCTAATAATAATATTTCAAAATTAATCCTTCCGAATAGTATAGAAAATATAGATGAATTTGCTTTTAAAAGCAATAATTTAGAAAAGTTAGTCATACCATTTAATTTAAAGTCTATTAAATCTAATGTTTTCTCTAATAATAAAATCAAGGATTTAACTTTACATGACTATATTGAAAACATAGATAAATATGCATTCTACAATAATAAAATTGAAGATTTGACTTTACCTGAAAATTTAAGGTCTATTGGTTGCGAAGCTTTTGCTGATAATAATATATCAAAACTAACTCTTTATAGTGAAATAGAAATGTTTGATAAGTATGCTTTTGATGAAGATATAATAAAATTTTGTATAAGCAATATAATGAATTTAATTGAAAATAAATCCCTGAATAATAATAAAGTAATAAAAATAATCAGAAAGCTTGTAGAAATAGAGCAAGATATTGTGGAAATAGGTGGACCAGTGTTTATTCCAACAGATAATCCAAATGTCATGAATTGTTACTATGGAAACAGTACTAAAGTGAAGAGTTGTTACTATAATAACGCCTTTCTATTTGATAAATCTACAGGAACAATTAATAAATATCTTGGTGGTAGTAATATGGTTTTAATACCAAACAAAATTGACGGAGTCGAAGTTAAACATATTGATGATTTTTGTTTCAAAGCAACAAAAAATATTGAAACTGTAGAAGATTTTGATAAATATTTTTGGGACGATTTTACAATTAAACAATTGCCTAAACACTATGACTTTTCAAATAATGCAATCGAATATCTAGTTTTACCAAGCACTTTGAAAACGATAGGTAAATGTGCATTTATAAATAATAATCTCAAGGAATTAACCTTGCCTGAAAGCATTGAAATCATTGAAAAGTCTGCTTTTATGCATAATCAGATAGAAGAATTAACTATACCTGAAGGTATTGAAGTAATTGGCGAATCTGCTTTTTATGATAACAAGATTGAGACCCTTCATATACCAGCAAGTCTAAAATCTATAGAATCCGATGCTTTTGCCTATAATAATATTAAAGAAATTTATTTACCTCATGGAATTGAATATGTTGATGAAAGAGCCTTTGATAGAAAAGTAATCATTCATAGAAGATAAATACTTGCGCTAAATATTCTAAGTATTATCTTGTAAAGCTAAAAATAAATACTATTTAAAATAAAAATGGATGTTAATATGAATAAAAAATACACACATACAAATGAATTTACGGACCTAAGACCATGCCTAGAATATATTTACAAAAATTTTGGGAAAGAGATTTTTTTCTCAGGCAGGCTAACTGCCTATGTCAAAGACTTAGGACCAAGTATTGCAGAGTGTTCTGTAATTGGAATTTTAGAAAAAGAAAATATACTAAATCAAATAGAGTCAATATGCTCAATTGATATAAATGATAGAAATATACTTATAGATGATATTATTTACAAGCTACCTATACACCTAAATAAGGAAGCATTTAGAAATACTTTGGAGATTGTCATATTGTCCATGGGCGTGGAACTTGAAGAAAAGAAAATTCAAATCCAAGAAAATTCTCCTGTAAGTTCTAATACAAACGATTTTAAAATCATGGCTTTAGAAGATGATCGAGACGAAGATAATAACAATGTTCAAAAGGATTTAATAATATATCAAGATGACGAAGGTCAAACACCTGCCAATCCTCCTTCTGACTTTGAATTTGATAGGAGTACTGGCACTATAGTAAAATATTTAGGCCAAAGCAAGAATGTAATAATACCAGCAAAAATCGATGGGGTCCAAGTTAAAAAAATAGAGGATTTTTGTTTTGCTTATGGTAATAATCAGAATTTTGAAGTAGCTAAAGTACGTGGCTTATTACCTAAAATGTGGTCCTTCCGTGATTACATTAGAATTGAAAATGTAGAAATACCTCAAGGGGTTGAAACAATAGGTTGTGCAGCATTCTATAATAATAGAATAAAGTTACTAAAATTACCTAATAGTATAAAATATATTCAAATTAGTGCTTTTGAGCATAATATAATTGAAACCCTTAATATACCTGATAGTGTACAATCTATAGGCAATTATGCATTTACTAATAATCAAATTGAAGACTTGACACTTGGAGAAAGCTTACATTCTATTGGAGAGGGTGCTTTTGAGTATAACAAAATTAAAATCCTTAATATACCAGCAAGTGTATCAGTAATTCAATATTCAGCATTTAGGAGAAATCAAATTAAAGACTTGACACTGGGAGAAAACTTATGGTCTGTTGATTACTATGCTTTTGAGGATAATAACATTGAGACCCTTAATATACCAGCAAGTTTAGTATTTATTTTCGATTCAGCATTTAGAGGTAATCAAATTAAAGACTTGACACTAGGAGAAAGCTTACATTCTATTGGAGAGGGTGCTTTTGAGGGTAATAAAATTGAGACCCTTAATATACCTGCAAGTGTAAAATCTATTGGCGGTTATGCATTTTACGATAATGAAATTAAAGAATTGACACTGGGTGAAAACTTAGAGGCTATTGGAGAGTTTGCTTTTTCGTTTAATAAAATTAAAACCCTTAATATAACTGCAAGTGTAAAATCTATTGGCGATTATGCATTTTACGATAATGAAATTAAAGAATTGACATTGGGTGAAAACTTAGAGGCTATTGGAGAGTTTACTTTCAGTAATAATAAAGATGACGAAGGTCAAACACCAGCCAATCCTCCTTCTGACTTTGAATTTGATAGGAGTACTGGCACTATAGTAAGATATTTAGGACAAAGAAAGAATGTAAGAATACCAGAAATAATCGATGGGGTTAAAGTAAAAAGAATTGGTGATTCTGCATTTAAAAAAATCAAATTAAAAAATTGACACTGGGTGAAAACTTAGAGGCTATTAAATATGGTGCTTTTCAGGATAATCAAATTGAAACCCTTAATATACCTGCAAGTGTAAAATCTATTGGCGATTCTGCATTTGAAAATAATCTAATTAAAGAATTGACACTGGGTGAAAACTTAGAGTCTATTGGTAAGAGTGTTTTTAGAAGTAATAAAATTGAAACCCTTAATATACCCGCAAGTGTAAAATTTATTGGCGATTCTGCATTTTACAATAATCTAATTAAAGAATTGACACTGGGTGAAAGCTTAGAGTCTATTGGAAATGATGTTGATAATTATGGAATTATGGAATTGACACTAAGAGTAAGCTTTGAGTCTTCTGGAATAGGTGCTTTTGAGAATAATAAAATTGAAACCCTTAATATACCTGCAAGTGTAAAATCTATTGGATTTTCCGCATTTGAAAATAATCTAATTAAAGAATTGACACTTGGAGAAAACTTAGAGGATATTGGAAAATATGCTTTTGATGATAATAAAATTGAAACCCTTAATATACCTGCTAGTGTGAAATCTATTGGCGATTCTGCATTTAAAAATAATCAAATTAAAAAATTGACACTAGGTGAAAGCTTAGAGAATATTAGAAAAGGTGTTTTTTCGTGTAATAAAATTGAAAACCTTAATATACCTGCTAGTGTAAAATCTATTCACGATTCTGCATTTAAAAATAATCAGATTAAAAAATTGACACTAGGTGAAAGCTTAGTATCTATTTGGGAAAATGCTTTTTTGGAAAACAGAATTGAAAACCTTAATATACCTGCAAGTGTAAAATCTATTGGCGATTCTGCATTTAAAAATAATCAAATTAAAAAATTGACACTAGGTAAAAACTTAGAGTCTATTGGAAAAGGTGCTTTTAAGGATAATAAGATAGAGAGACTTCAACTACCAAAGAGTATAAAATCTATAGAAGCAGATGCTTTTACCTCTAATAATATCAAAAAAACTATTGTTCCTAATGAGATTGAAAACATTGAAAAGGATATCTTTGATAAAAATGTAACAATTAGAAAAAAATCATTTTTTAATAGATTTGGATTTTAATATTTTTATAAATACAAGTTATTATTAATTTGAAAGGTGAAAGATACAATGAATAAAAAATACACACATACAAATGAGTTTACAGAACTTGGGCCATGCCTAGAATATATCTACAAAAACTTTGGAAAAGATGTGTTTTTCTCAGGTAGGCTATCTGCCTATGTCAAAGACCTAGGTCCAAGTATTGAAGAGTCTTCTGTAATAAGAATTTTAGA
This Finegoldia magna ATCC 53516 DNA region includes the following protein-coding sequences:
- a CDS encoding PP2C family serine/threonine-protein phosphatase — its product is MGYLKAMAGLYSYSYTTLGGSHKKRNKPCQDFSSDYTCDDFSIIAVSDGHGSSKHFRSDVGSKLAAQGSIEEVRKVIENDFDLVNFKENPRKIIENLIENVYKRWKNDISNHMTENPFTEEEIPEDLDEATKEKFFGTLYPYYYISAYGATLMVGVMAEDYYFAFHIGDGKAVFLYEDGKIEQSIPWDEACYINVTTSLSDTNAVDNFRYCYGYKTDDERFVEVGVEKNTKITKKQCESDNLLSNEIQSKEAIEDTLEDKSRKETEYIKAKVMAIFMGSDGVDDSYRVGDNEESLMNLYRNTYLILMKKEHIDEAKKSIELQADKFAELGSQDDVSMAGLVRVEKNDELIDLFHNQYLEAEKAKELEKKQEQIEEKSYHLSQLQVIYDEKNTAFIKNKVASERIINDNTRKIREIKEDYRNFDKENQKAKAQDWEEYNNFLLKISDKIKEKNQEIEKYELEKNLEADDYQKDLEIKYFDGEDNPILKVLAVLSKFKSSNLLYISQDEKRYNKNRKAISDYYEKIRKNQEAYNARLKEMDEKENTFLKKSEEKILTLKEEKDRAKEKLSLLMENEAKEIEALGKKINMLKEEIASLKSDTEN
- a CDS encoding vWA domain-containing protein, translating into MDDFLIIDEIPRKMMVLFFVIDTSGSMKGTKIGEVNSAIEEILPELSDISNSNPDAEVKMAILSFNSEIQWITPKTGPVDPGVYLWRDLNANGTTRMGAAFEELESKLHGDKFMKSATSSYAPVIFLMSDGMPTETEEQFQSGLNKLKANKWFKSGIKVALGIGQDADLDVLEAFTGTKEAVLQTNNVKKLKAMIQFVSVTSSQIASQSVSGGIKDDGSVKTKQEQVEEQIKNFVTDSLDDLDDDEWDI
- a CDS encoding serine/threonine protein kinase codes for the protein MDKLKEGQTLLTDKNVNVTVKKELGSGGQGTVYLVDYNGKDMALKWFKKSTISNGTKFYDNLQNNIKNPSPGEGFLWPKDITQYDTKDKEASFGYIMDLKPDSYDDFSKYLLGKKTFTSIEALINAGLNITNSFMLLHRAGYNYQDLNDGNFFINFSTGEVLICDNDNVMGHGFNSGVKGKPRYMAPEVVVSKKSPDKQTDRYSLSVILFLLFFANHPLEGQATMLDLVTEEDEFNIYGKNPIFIMDPKNFSNRPDPAIHKNVGKKWGAYPEYFRQAFIDEFSQDKLLMKANRRLESEWLDILMRLRTDLITCSCGRDSFVDYSGNGVCSCGKQLRVPLILDINNIKVPVYPGVKLYKYHTSDTSEDYNTVTGAVVRAKNNPKQLGLYNKSGTVWYLNYEGMDQRSLEDGKATRIVTNLEVDFGNGRNGKFKK
- a CDS encoding leucine-rich repeat domain-containing protein produces the protein MKSNEFTDLRPCLEYIYKNFGKEVFFSGRLSAYVKDLGPSIEESSVIRILERETNLTQIESISSIDINDRNFLVNDIIYKLPNHLNKAVFRNTLEIVILSLGVDLEEKKTQIQENISINTNTINTKISSESSEFEFDKSNGTIKKYLGTSKEITIPQKINGVPVKIIGSFSFKDIGIEKVDIPIGIEEIKDYAFEKNKIEILHLPESLRSIGCSAFAENNISKLILPNNIENIDEFAFIGNNLEKLAIPLNLNSIKASVFSNNKIKDLTLHDYVENIDKYAFYNNKIEDLTLPENLRSIGYAAFANNNISKLILPNSIENIDEFAFKSNNLEKLVIPFNLKSIKSNVFSNNKIKDLTLHDYIENIDKYAFYNNKIEDLTLPENLRSIGCEAFADNNISKLTLYSEIEMFDKYAFDEDIIKFCISNIMNLIENKSLNNNKVIKIIRKLVEIEQDIVEIGGPVFIPTDNPNVMNCYYGNSTKVKSCYYNNAFLFDKSTGTINKYLGGSNMVLIPNKIDGVEVKHIDDFCFKATKNIETVEDFDKYFWDDFTIKQLPKHYDFSNNAIEYLVLPSTLKTIGKCAFINNNLKELTLPESIEIIEKSAFMHNQIEELTIPEGIEVIGESAFYDNKIETLHIPASLKSIESDAFAYNNIKEIYLPHGIEYVDERAFDRKVIIHRR
- a CDS encoding leucine-rich repeat domain-containing protein, with amino-acid sequence MNKKYTHTNEFTDLRPCLEYIYKNFGKEIFFSGRLTAYVKDLGPSIAECSVIGILEKENILNQIESICSIDINDRNILIDDIIYKLPIHLNKEAFRNTLEIVILSMGVELEEKKIQIQENSPVSSNTNDFKIMALEDDRDEDNNNVQKDLIIYQDDEGQTPANPPSDFEFDRSTGTIVKYLGQSKNVIIPAKIDGVQVKKIEDFCFAYGNNQNFEVAKVRGLLPKMWSFRDYIRIENVEIPQGVETIGCAAFYNNRIKLLKLPNSIKYIQISAFEHNIIETLNIPDSVQSIGNYAFTNNQIEDLTLGESLHSIGEGAFEYNKIKILNIPASVSVIQYSAFRRNQIKDLTLGENLWSVDYYAFEDNNIETLNIPASLVFIFDSAFRGNQIKDLTLGESLHSIGEGAFEGNKIETLNIPASVKSIGGYAFYDNEIKELTLGENLEAIGEFAFSFNKIKTLNITASVKSIGDYAFYDNEIKELTLGENLEAIGEFTFSNNKDDEGQTPANPPSDFEFDRSTGTIVRYLGQRKNVRIPEIIDGVKVKRIGDSAFKKIKLKN
- a CDS encoding leucine-rich repeat domain-containing protein produces the protein MTLGENLEAIKYGAFQDNQIETLNIPASVKSIGDSAFENNLIKELTLGENLESIGKSVFRSNKIETLNIPASVKFIGDSAFYNNLIKELTLGESLESIGNDVDNYGIMELTLRVSFESSGIGAFENNKIETLNIPASVKSIGFSAFENNLIKELTLGENLEDIGKYAFDDNKIETLNIPASVKSIGDSAFKNNQIKKLTLGESLENIRKGVFSCNKIENLNIPASVKSIHDSAFKNNQIKKLTLGESLVSIWENAFLENRIENLNIPASVKSIGDSAFKNNQIKKLTLGKNLESIGKGAFKDNKIERLQLPKSIKSIEADAFTSNNIKKTIVPNEIENIEKDIFDKNVTIRKKSFFNRFGF